Proteins from one Nakamurella multipartita DSM 44233 genomic window:
- the ftsZ gene encoding cell division protein FtsZ: MTPPHNYLAVIKVVGIGGGGVNAINRMIEVGLRGVEFIAINTDAQALLMSDADVKLDVGREMTRGLGAGANPDVGRKAAEDHREEIEEVLKGADMVFVTAGEGGGTGTGGAPVVASIARKLGALTIGVVTRPFQFEGRRRGGQAEEGIKMLRNECDTLIVIPNDRLLQLGDMGVSLMDAFRSADEVLLNGVQGITDLITTPGLINVDFADVKSVMAGAGTALMGIGSARGEGRSVQAAQKAINSPLLEASMDGAHGVLLSIAGGSDLGLFEINEAASLVQEAAHEDANIIFGTVIDDSLGDEVRVTVIAAGFDSSPSVLPPSIDQRARASADRLGGPSGRLGGGHGGGHNGGHTPSLDGALANSGNGGFSSHPQRVEPQMPPQPQYASTPPPPSRGAAPAYQQQAPGRYPTQPPAHPQQGMPPARGRQQLDLDDDDVDVPSFMKR; encoded by the coding sequence ATGACGCCACCGCACAACTACCTGGCCGTCATCAAGGTCGTCGGCATCGGCGGCGGCGGCGTGAACGCCATCAATCGCATGATCGAGGTCGGCCTGCGCGGGGTCGAGTTCATCGCGATCAACACCGACGCCCAGGCCCTGCTGATGTCGGATGCCGACGTCAAGCTGGACGTCGGCCGGGAGATGACCCGTGGCCTGGGGGCCGGGGCCAACCCGGACGTCGGCCGCAAGGCGGCCGAGGATCACCGCGAGGAGATCGAGGAGGTGCTCAAGGGTGCCGACATGGTCTTCGTCACCGCCGGGGAAGGCGGTGGCACCGGGACCGGTGGCGCCCCCGTGGTCGCCTCCATCGCCCGCAAGCTCGGCGCCCTGACCATCGGTGTGGTCACCCGGCCGTTCCAGTTCGAGGGTCGGCGGCGCGGCGGGCAGGCCGAAGAGGGCATCAAGATGCTCCGCAACGAGTGCGACACCCTCATCGTGATCCCCAACGACCGGCTGCTGCAGCTGGGCGACATGGGCGTCTCGTTGATGGACGCGTTCCGCTCGGCCGACGAGGTGCTGCTCAACGGTGTCCAGGGCATCACCGACCTGATCACCACCCCCGGTCTGATCAACGTCGACTTCGCCGACGTCAAGTCCGTGATGGCCGGGGCCGGCACCGCGCTGATGGGCATCGGTTCGGCCCGCGGCGAGGGCCGTTCGGTCCAGGCCGCGCAGAAGGCGATCAACTCGCCGCTGCTGGAGGCCTCGATGGACGGTGCGCACGGCGTGCTGCTGTCCATCGCCGGCGGCAGCGACCTGGGCCTGTTCGAGATCAACGAGGCCGCTTCGCTGGTGCAGGAGGCGGCCCACGAGGACGCCAACATCATCTTCGGCACCGTCATCGACGACTCGCTCGGCGACGAGGTGCGGGTCACCGTCATCGCCGCCGGCTTCGACTCGAGCCCGTCGGTGCTGCCGCCGAGCATCGACCAGCGGGCCCGGGCCTCGGCCGACCGGCTGGGTGGACCCAGCGGCCGGCTCGGTGGTGGCCACGGTGGTGGACACAACGGTGGCCACACCCCGAGCCTGGACGGCGCGCTGGCCAACAGCGGCAACGGTGGCTTCTCCTCGCACCCGCAGCGGGTCGAGCCGCAGATGCCGCCGCAGCCGCAGTACGCCAGCACCCCGCCGCCGCCCTCGCGCGGCGCGGCGCCGGCGTACCAGCAGCAGGCGCCGGGCCGGTACCCGACCCAGCCGCCGGCTCACCCGCAGCAGGGGATGCCGCCGGCCCGCGGGCGTCAGCAGCTCGACCTGGACGACGACGACGTGGACGTCCCGTCGTTCATGAAGCGCTGA
- a CDS encoding PH domain-containing protein — translation MTTSAADDSRVDRAATRLTLRPPANRVSPRALWYWFTSALAGWALVLAVEVAALLLDWPFPPAKLPVLAITLAVAAVHVTAMPWLRRRVHRWELTGTAVYTRTGWWTQESRIAPLSRVQTVDSARGPLARLFGLTEVTVTTASAAGPLRIQALDQATAADLAADITRASEQFREDAT, via the coding sequence ATGACCACGAGCGCCGCCGACGATTCCCGGGTCGACCGGGCGGCCACCCGGCTGACCCTGCGGCCGCCGGCGAACCGGGTGAGCCCGCGGGCGCTGTGGTACTGGTTCACCTCCGCGCTGGCCGGCTGGGCGCTGGTGCTGGCCGTCGAGGTGGCGGCCCTGCTGCTGGACTGGCCGTTCCCGCCGGCCAAGCTGCCGGTGCTGGCCATCACCTTGGCGGTGGCCGCGGTGCACGTCACGGCGATGCCGTGGCTGCGCCGGCGGGTGCACCGGTGGGAATTGACCGGGACGGCCGTGTACACCCGCACCGGCTGGTGGACCCAGGAGTCGCGGATCGCGCCGCTGAGCCGGGTCCAGACGGTCGACAGCGCCCGTGGTCCGCTGGCCCGCCTGTTCGGCCTGACCGAGGTGACGGTCACCACCGCATCGGCGGCCGGACCGTTGCGGATCCAGGCGCTGGACCAGGCGACCGCGGCCGACCTGGCGGCCGACATCACCCGGGCCAGCGAGCAGTTCCGGGAAGACGCCACGTGA
- a CDS encoding PH domain-containing protein — protein MSEPVATDAGPPARPGPSAPAGPPGPSAPAGPPVAEPEWRRLSPGMLLVEPVREILRFIPMLAVLIIAGAGRSDGPPWGLIGTAVVVALGIGRYLSTRYRITPTVVEVRRGLVQRRHLTVPRDRIRSLDVSAHPLQRMLRLVRVDIGTGGRHAHESGVRLDGLPAGAVPALRAELLHRQTAATSADSGHPPDQPAGSPEVELARLRPGWIALAPATLSGAITGLVAIGFGFRLMREARLNPAEFGPVRQALGYLQGHSVGADIALAVAAVLLVVTVLSVAGYVVSFWGFRLSRHPGGTLQVTRGLLTTRSTSIEERRLRGLQRREPLVLRWAHGARLHAVATGLRRSEGADGGGGSALVMPPAPTPDVLRVEAAVLGDERLVHTPLTAHGPAARRRRYLRALGGALVVAAGLVAAHRWAGLPPLLAPVWVVLALAGGWALAADRARNLGHAIVDGYLVTRLGSLHRRRTVLALEGIVGVTVRRTPFQRRAGLTTLIATTAAGSQHYDLPDLPAARAVELIGVLVPAGLDLIAPDGPPPDRSDRNRT, from the coding sequence GTGAGCGAGCCCGTCGCGACCGACGCCGGCCCGCCCGCCCGGCCCGGTCCATCCGCACCTGCCGGCCCACCCGGCCCGTCCGCACCCGCCGGGCCGCCGGTCGCCGAACCCGAGTGGCGGCGCCTGTCCCCCGGCATGCTGCTGGTCGAGCCGGTCCGCGAGATCCTGCGCTTCATCCCGATGCTGGCGGTGCTGATCATCGCCGGCGCCGGCCGTTCGGACGGACCGCCCTGGGGATTGATCGGCACCGCGGTGGTGGTGGCCCTGGGCATCGGCCGGTACCTGAGCACCCGTTACCGGATCACCCCGACCGTGGTCGAGGTGCGGCGCGGCCTGGTGCAGCGCCGGCACCTGACCGTGCCTCGGGACCGGATCCGCAGCCTGGACGTCAGCGCGCATCCGCTGCAGCGGATGCTGCGGTTGGTCCGGGTCGACATCGGCACCGGCGGCCGCCACGCGCACGAGTCCGGGGTCCGGCTGGACGGATTGCCGGCCGGGGCGGTGCCGGCGCTGCGGGCCGAGCTGCTGCACCGGCAGACGGCCGCGACGTCCGCGGACTCCGGCCACCCACCCGATCAACCGGCCGGCTCCCCCGAGGTCGAGCTGGCCCGGCTGCGCCCGGGCTGGATCGCGCTGGCCCCGGCCACCCTCTCCGGCGCCATCACCGGCCTGGTCGCGATCGGCTTCGGTTTCCGCCTGATGCGCGAGGCCCGGCTGAACCCGGCCGAGTTCGGGCCGGTCCGGCAGGCCCTTGGCTACCTGCAGGGTCATTCGGTCGGCGCCGACATCGCGCTGGCCGTCGCCGCGGTCCTGCTGGTCGTGACGGTGCTGTCGGTGGCCGGGTACGTCGTGTCGTTCTGGGGGTTCCGGCTCAGCCGCCATCCCGGGGGCACGCTGCAGGTCACCCGTGGCCTGTTGACCACCCGCTCCACCAGCATCGAGGAGCGCCGGCTGCGGGGCCTGCAGCGCCGGGAGCCACTGGTCCTGCGGTGGGCCCACGGCGCCCGGTTGCACGCCGTGGCCACCGGGCTGCGCCGGTCCGAAGGCGCGGACGGCGGGGGCGGGAGCGCGTTGGTGATGCCCCCGGCACCGACCCCGGACGTGTTGCGGGTCGAGGCCGCCGTCCTGGGTGACGAGCGCCTGGTGCACACCCCGCTGACGGCGCACGGACCGGCCGCCCGGCGTCGTCGCTACCTGCGGGCGCTGGGCGGCGCGCTCGTCGTGGCCGCCGGGTTGGTCGCCGCGCACCGGTGGGCCGGGCTGCCGCCGCTGCTGGCGCCGGTCTGGGTGGTGCTGGCGCTGGCCGGCGGCTGGGCGCTGGCCGCCGACCGTGCGCGCAACCTCGGGCACGCGATCGTCGACGGGTACCTGGTGACCCGGCTCGGGTCGTTGCACCGGCGCCGCACGGTGCTGGCCCTGGAGGGCATCGTGGGGGTGACGGTGCGCCGGACGCCGTTTCAGCGGCGCGCCGGGCTAACCACCCTGATCGCGACCACGGCGGCCGGATCGCAGCACTACGACCTGCCCGACCTGCCCGCCGCTCGCGCGGTCGAACTCATCGGCGTCCTGGTGCCGGCCGGCCTCGACCTGATCGCGCCGGACGGCCCGCCCCCGGACCGCTCGGACAGGAACCGGACCTAG
- a CDS encoding elongation factor G-like protein EF-G2: MSVHDAVRSRAGDDQVRNVVLVGPGGAGKTLLAEAAVLATGALTRLGSIENGTTVCDFEDVERRLGRSVSLSVASIVATGVPEMTGPVRINLVDTPGHADFVGELRAGLRAADAALFVVSATDTAAAGGVIDGATRMLWTECAAVGMPRAVVVTHIDQPRGDFAAAVENCQLAFGDGVHPLYLPEDSAIGAPPTALVGLLSQTVYDLSSGTRTARPADEARRKAIATTRDALIEAVITESEDDGLLERYLAGEQVGFDTVVDDLEKAVAHGNFHPVIPCIPTTGLGLAELIEVICRGFPHPEEHVLPPVYTPAGAPRPALTGEADGPLVAEVVKTTTDPYVGRISIVRVFSGTLLPDVPVHVSGHFARFSGHPEDESWHAEHDLDERAGAISRPVGATLTGVGRAVAGDIVSIARLAHAETGDTLSDPADPAVLAPWVMPEPLLPVAIAARSSSDEDKLVQGLARLQAEDPTVRVEVNPATGQLIMWTMGEQQLEVLLDRFRTRSGIEVAVSGVRVAIRETLKGPGAGLGRHVKQSGGHGQYAVAQIEVEPLPEGGGFEFVDKVVGGAVPRQFIPSVEKGVRSQLDKGVNGHPMVDVRVTLVGGKAHSVDSSDAAFQMAGSLALREAASAAGVQVLEPMDAVTITVDDEYVGAVLADLAAKRGRVRGTEAAGDGRSSVQAEVPELEFIRYAIELRSLAHGTGTYSRQYLRHSPAPDHVVGRLRAEEEHA; the protein is encoded by the coding sequence ATGAGCGTTCATGACGCCGTTCGATCGCGGGCCGGTGACGACCAGGTCCGCAACGTCGTCCTGGTCGGTCCGGGAGGCGCCGGCAAGACGCTGCTGGCCGAGGCCGCCGTCCTGGCCACCGGCGCCCTGACCCGGCTCGGGTCGATCGAGAACGGTACGACGGTCTGCGATTTCGAGGACGTCGAGCGCCGGTTGGGCCGCTCGGTGTCGTTGTCGGTGGCCAGCATCGTGGCCACCGGGGTGCCGGAGATGACCGGACCGGTGCGGATCAACCTGGTGGACACCCCCGGCCACGCCGATTTCGTCGGCGAGCTGCGGGCCGGGCTGCGCGCGGCCGACGCCGCCCTGTTCGTGGTCTCGGCCACCGACACCGCCGCCGCCGGCGGCGTCATCGACGGGGCGACCCGGATGCTGTGGACCGAATGCGCCGCCGTCGGGATGCCCCGAGCCGTGGTAGTCACCCACATCGACCAGCCGCGTGGCGATTTCGCCGCCGCCGTGGAGAACTGCCAGCTGGCCTTCGGCGACGGGGTGCATCCGCTGTACCTGCCCGAGGATTCGGCGATCGGCGCTCCCCCGACCGCGCTGGTCGGGCTGCTCTCGCAGACGGTCTACGACCTGTCCTCGGGCACCCGGACCGCCCGACCGGCCGACGAGGCCAGGCGCAAGGCGATCGCGACGACGCGGGACGCGCTGATCGAGGCCGTCATCACCGAGTCCGAGGACGACGGCCTGCTGGAGCGGTACCTGGCCGGCGAGCAGGTCGGCTTCGACACCGTCGTGGACGATCTGGAGAAGGCGGTCGCGCACGGCAATTTCCACCCGGTGATCCCCTGCATCCCGACCACCGGGCTGGGGCTGGCCGAGCTGATCGAGGTGATCTGCCGCGGGTTCCCGCACCCGGAGGAGCACGTGCTGCCGCCGGTGTACACCCCGGCCGGGGCGCCGCGGCCGGCGTTGACCGGCGAGGCCGACGGGCCGCTGGTCGCCGAGGTGGTCAAGACCACCACCGACCCCTACGTCGGGCGGATCTCCATCGTGCGGGTGTTCTCCGGCACGCTGCTGCCGGACGTGCCGGTGCACGTGTCCGGTCACTTCGCCCGGTTCTCCGGCCATCCGGAGGACGAGTCCTGGCACGCCGAGCACGATCTGGACGAGCGCGCCGGGGCGATCTCACGCCCGGTGGGCGCGACGCTGACCGGGGTTGGACGGGCAGTGGCCGGCGACATCGTCTCGATCGCCCGGCTGGCCCACGCCGAGACCGGGGACACCCTGTCCGACCCGGCCGACCCGGCCGTGCTGGCGCCCTGGGTGATGCCCGAGCCGCTGCTGCCGGTGGCCATCGCGGCGCGGTCGTCCAGCGACGAGGACAAGCTGGTCCAAGGCCTGGCCCGGCTGCAGGCCGAGGACCCGACCGTGCGGGTGGAGGTCAACCCGGCGACCGGCCAGCTGATCATGTGGACGATGGGCGAGCAGCAGCTGGAGGTGCTGCTGGACCGGTTCCGGACCCGCTCGGGGATCGAGGTGGCCGTCTCCGGCGTCCGGGTCGCCATCCGCGAGACGCTCAAGGGACCGGGGGCCGGGCTGGGCCGGCACGTCAAGCAGTCCGGCGGGCACGGCCAGTACGCCGTCGCCCAGATCGAGGTGGAGCCCCTGCCCGAGGGCGGCGGATTCGAGTTCGTGGACAAGGTGGTCGGCGGGGCGGTGCCGCGCCAGTTCATCCCGAGCGTGGAGAAGGGCGTGCGGTCCCAGCTGGACAAGGGCGTCAACGGCCACCCGATGGTCGACGTGCGGGTCACCCTGGTCGGCGGCAAGGCACACAGCGTGGACTCCTCCGACGCGGCCTTCCAGATGGCCGGCTCGCTGGCCCTGCGCGAGGCGGCGTCGGCCGCCGGGGTCCAGGTGCTGGAACCGATGGACGCGGTCACCATCACCGTCGACGACGAGTACGTCGGCGCGGTGCTGGCCGACCTGGCCGCCAAACGTGGACGGGTGCGGGGCACCGAGGCAGCCGGTGACGGCCGTTCGTCGGTCCAGGCCGAAGTACCGGAGCTGGAGTTCATCCGCTACGCCATCGAGCTGCGGTCGCTGGCCCACGGCACCGGCACCTATTCCCGCCAGTACCTGCGGCACTCACCGGCCCCGGACCACGTGGTCGGCCGGCTGCGGGCCGAGGAGGAGCACGCGTAA
- a CDS encoding FAD-binding protein, which yields MRDVSVQTATIGVGPGGARAAESLSDSWTRGASRNPYAAGLARLLASYRAIPVDQRVRLAKKTSNLFRTRARSRAPGLDTGGLTGVLAVDPDARTADVGGMCTYEDLVAATLPYGLAPLIVPQLKTITVGGAATGGGIESAAFRNGVVYDDIVVMDVLTGAGEVVTAAPEGPHADLYYGFANSYGSLGYATRLRVRLEPVAPFVALRHLRFHDVTELQDAIGRICERRAHDGEPVDYLDGVVFTATEMYLTLGRGTHDPGPTSDYTGQQVFYRSIQQRTTDRLTIHDYLWRWDTDWFWCSRAFGAQQPLIRRLWPRPLRRSSVYWKLVALDRRFDVADRIEKLNGRPPLERVVQDIEVPLAGTADFLTWFLTEVPIEPIWLCPLRIPRRRDADPASTAPTWPLHPFEPERTYVNIGFWSAVPQAPGGPPGATNRRIEATVSALGGHKSLYSDAFYSRAEFAAKYGGATYAQLKSTYDPTHRLLDLYDKAVRRQ from the coding sequence ATGCGGGATGTATCCGTTCAAACCGCCACGATCGGGGTGGGGCCGGGTGGGGCCAGGGCAGCGGAATCGCTGAGCGATTCCTGGACTCGGGGTGCGTCCAGGAATCCCTACGCCGCCGGCCTGGCCCGGTTGCTAGCCAGCTACCGGGCGATCCCGGTCGATCAGCGGGTCCGGCTGGCCAAAAAGACCTCCAACCTGTTTCGCACCCGCGCCCGCTCGCGGGCGCCCGGCCTGGACACCGGCGGCCTGACCGGGGTGCTCGCGGTCGATCCGGATGCCCGGACCGCCGACGTCGGCGGCATGTGCACCTACGAGGACCTGGTCGCCGCGACCCTGCCCTACGGGCTGGCCCCGTTGATCGTGCCGCAGCTCAAGACGATCACCGTCGGCGGCGCGGCCACCGGGGGCGGCATCGAATCGGCCGCCTTCCGCAACGGCGTGGTCTACGACGACATCGTGGTGATGGACGTGCTGACCGGGGCCGGCGAGGTGGTCACTGCCGCCCCCGAGGGCCCGCACGCCGACCTGTACTACGGCTTCGCCAACTCCTACGGCAGCCTCGGCTACGCCACCCGGCTGCGGGTCCGGCTCGAACCGGTCGCCCCGTTCGTCGCGCTGCGGCACCTTCGCTTTCACGACGTCACCGAGCTGCAGGACGCGATCGGCCGGATCTGCGAGCGCCGGGCCCACGACGGCGAGCCCGTCGACTATCTGGACGGCGTCGTGTTCACCGCGACCGAGATGTACCTGACCCTGGGCCGCGGCACCCACGACCCCGGCCCGACCAGCGACTACACCGGCCAGCAGGTCTTCTACCGATCGATCCAACAGCGGACGACCGACCGGTTGACCATTCACGACTACCTGTGGCGGTGGGACACCGACTGGTTCTGGTGCTCCCGCGCGTTCGGCGCCCAGCAACCGCTGATCCGGCGGCTGTGGCCGCGACCGCTTCGGCGCAGCTCGGTCTACTGGAAGCTGGTCGCGCTCGATCGCCGGTTCGACGTCGCCGACCGGATCGAGAAGCTGAACGGCCGCCCCCCGCTGGAACGCGTGGTGCAGGACATCGAGGTGCCGCTGGCGGGCACGGCCGACTTCCTCACCTGGTTCCTGACCGAGGTGCCGATCGAACCCATCTGGCTGTGCCCCCTGCGGATCCCCCGCCGGCGCGACGCCGACCCCGCCAGCACGGCCCCGACCTGGCCGCTGCACCCGTTCGAACCCGAGCGGACCTACGTCAACATCGGCTTCTGGTCCGCCGTGCCGCAGGCCCCCGGCGGCCCGCCCGGGGCGACCAACCGGCGGATCGAGGCCACGGTCAGCGCCCTCGGCGGGCACAAGTCCCTGTACTCGGACGCCTTCTACAGCCGGGCGGAGTTCGCCGCCAAGTACGGCGGCGCGACCTACGCGCAGCTCAAGAGCACCTACGACCCGACCCATCGATTGCTTGATCTCTACGACAAGGCGGTGCGACGACAATGA
- a CDS encoding class I SAM-dependent methyltransferase yields MTVAQIASTITDGPLPFRLTAFDGSQAGPPDVPGLHIGNRRALNYLLTAPGDLGLARAYVAGDMDMTGVHPADPYELLRLMDDELRLRRPSAGEIVELVRGVGLKTLLPVAPPPQEATPRWLRVTQGLGHTRRRDSSAIGRHYDVSNEFYESVLGPSMTYTCALYPTADTTLEQAQEAKHALVFDKLGLEPGDRLLDVGCGWGSMVRYAARRGVRALGVTLSRQQADWGRRAVQEEGLGDLAEIRYLDYRDVPETGFDAVSSIGLTEHIGVRRYPDYFARLHDKLRPGGRLLNHCITRPRNDTAVKPEPFIDRYVFPDGELTGSGRVIVAMQDAGFDVRHAENLREHYAMTLRDWCANLHRDWDSCVADVGEGTARVWGLYMAACRLSFERNNIQLFQVLGVKPTDKGDSRVPLRPWWHG; encoded by the coding sequence ATGACGGTCGCGCAGATCGCCTCGACCATCACCGACGGTCCGCTGCCGTTCCGGCTGACTGCCTTCGACGGCAGCCAGGCCGGTCCGCCGGACGTTCCCGGACTGCACATCGGCAACCGGCGCGCCCTGAACTACCTGCTCACGGCGCCCGGTGACCTGGGTCTGGCCCGCGCGTACGTGGCCGGCGACATGGACATGACCGGGGTGCACCCGGCCGACCCGTACGAGTTGCTCCGGTTGATGGACGACGAACTGCGGCTGCGCCGGCCCTCGGCCGGCGAGATCGTCGAGCTGGTGCGCGGAGTCGGGCTCAAGACGCTGCTGCCGGTCGCCCCGCCGCCGCAGGAGGCGACGCCGCGATGGCTGCGGGTCACGCAGGGCCTGGGCCACACCCGCCGGCGCGACTCCTCGGCCATCGGCCGGCATTACGACGTGTCCAACGAGTTCTACGAGTCGGTGCTCGGACCGTCGATGACCTACACCTGCGCGCTGTATCCGACCGCCGACACCACCCTGGAACAGGCCCAGGAGGCCAAGCACGCGCTGGTGTTCGACAAGCTCGGGCTGGAGCCGGGCGACCGGCTGCTGGACGTCGGCTGCGGGTGGGGGTCGATGGTGCGCTACGCCGCCCGGCGCGGGGTGCGGGCCCTCGGAGTGACGCTGTCCCGCCAGCAGGCCGACTGGGGCCGGCGGGCGGTGCAGGAGGAGGGGCTCGGCGACCTGGCCGAGATCCGTTACCTGGACTACCGGGACGTCCCCGAGACCGGCTTCGACGCCGTGTCCTCCATCGGCTTGACCGAACACATCGGGGTGCGCCGCTACCCGGACTACTTCGCGCGATTGCACGACAAACTGCGGCCCGGCGGGCGGCTGCTCAACCACTGCATCACCCGCCCGCGCAACGACACCGCCGTCAAGCCCGAGCCGTTCATCGACCGGTACGTCTTCCCGGACGGCGAGCTCACCGGGTCCGGGCGGGTCATCGTGGCCATGCAGGACGCCGGCTTCGATGTCCGGCACGCCGAGAACCTGCGCGAGCACTACGCCATGACGCTGCGGGACTGGTGCGCGAACCTGCACCGGGACTGGGACAGCTGCGTGGCCGACGTGGGCGAGGGCACGGCCCGGGTCTGGGGCCTGTACATGGCTGCCTGCCGGTTGAGCTTCGAGCGCAACAACATCCAGCTGTTCCAGGTGCTCGGGGTCAAGCCGACCGACAAGGGCGATTCGCGGGTGCCGCTACGCCCCTGGTGGCACGGCTGA
- a CDS encoding putative acetyltransferase: protein MSEPADRPTPAQLLRSVPLGTRIVARYRTAGGFTDALGYLRRREPDICHVETRKGVVAVPLADVVAAKPVPEPPPRRPARSPDSAVPPGA, encoded by the coding sequence GTGAGCGAACCGGCCGACCGACCGACGCCGGCGCAGCTGCTGCGCTCGGTGCCGCTGGGCACGCGGATCGTGGCCCGGTACCGGACCGCCGGCGGGTTCACCGACGCGCTGGGTTACCTGCGCCGGCGCGAGCCGGACATTTGCCACGTCGAGACCCGCAAGGGTGTGGTGGCGGTCCCGCTGGCCGACGTGGTGGCGGCCAAGCCGGTGCCGGAGCCGCCGCCGCGCCGTCCGGCCCGGAGCCCGGACTCAGCCGTGCCACCAGGGGCGTAG
- a CDS encoding M14 family zinc carboxypeptidase — protein MMYRTVAQLAAVLNQVTAGAPELCTLLPLPERSVQGSAVSALRIAAAGPVPVDERPGVLLIAGTHARELMNPDLLVELAVDLVAAQRTGTDIVLGGRTWPAAAVRAMLAAATVYLLPCVNPDGRTYVLTVDDMWRKNRRDNPGTTCDGVDLNRNADILWGVTEGQTSCSPCTDIYCGSGAFSEPENRNVKHLLDTYRIDAFADVHSFSELVIYPWGHAPSQTTDPTQNFRTLTTTTCRPLNRPGYAEYIAPADLARFQAVAGRIVAEIAAVRGRQYSPEPGMTLYPTTGTHSDYAWSRHLADPNLRRTEGYTIETGPSGDDARESFHPRDPEPIKREVESGLLALIQATAATATPA, from the coding sequence ATGATGTACCGGACCGTCGCCCAACTCGCCGCGGTGCTGAACCAGGTCACGGCCGGCGCCCCCGAGCTGTGCACGTTGCTGCCCCTGCCCGAGCGGTCGGTCCAGGGATCCGCGGTGTCCGCACTGCGCATCGCCGCCGCCGGCCCGGTGCCGGTGGACGAGCGTCCCGGCGTCCTGCTCATCGCCGGGACTCACGCCCGCGAGCTGATGAACCCCGACCTGCTGGTCGAACTGGCCGTCGATCTGGTCGCCGCCCAGCGCACCGGGACCGACATCGTGCTCGGCGGCCGGACCTGGCCGGCCGCCGCGGTCCGGGCGATGCTGGCCGCCGCGACGGTGTACCTGTTGCCGTGCGTCAACCCGGACGGCCGCACCTACGTGCTCACCGTCGACGACATGTGGCGCAAGAACCGTCGCGACAACCCGGGCACCACCTGCGACGGGGTCGACCTCAACCGCAACGCGGACATCCTCTGGGGGGTTACCGAAGGCCAGACGTCCTGCTCGCCGTGCACCGACATCTATTGCGGTTCCGGTGCTTTCAGCGAGCCGGAGAACCGGAACGTCAAGCACCTGCTGGACACCTACCGCATCGACGCCTTCGCCGACGTGCATTCGTTCTCCGAGCTGGTCATCTACCCCTGGGGGCACGCCCCCAGCCAGACGACGGACCCCACGCAGAACTTCCGCACGCTGACCACCACGACCTGCCGTCCGTTGAACCGCCCCGGCTACGCCGAGTACATCGCCCCGGCCGATCTGGCCCGGTTCCAGGCGGTGGCCGGACGGATCGTCGCCGAGATCGCCGCGGTCCGCGGCCGCCAGTACAGCCCGGAGCCGGGCATGACGCTCTACCCGACCACCGGCACCCACAGCGACTACGCCTGGAGCCGGCACCTGGCCGACCCGAACCTGCGCCGCACCGAGGGCTACACCATCGAGACCGGCCCCTCCGGTGACGACGCCCGCGAGTCGTTCCACCCCCGCGACCCCGAGCCGATCAAGCGCGAGGTCGAGTCCGGGCTGCTCGCCCTGATCCAGGCCACCGCCGCCACCGCCACCCCCGCCTGA
- a CDS encoding nucleotidyltransferase domain-containing protein gives MNDQRTGVSYGPREVALANEILRSVVGSGVHGVAILGTDDHDEMGVFVEPRAHVYGVRPALDQHVWRTRAEGERSRPGDTDLVIYSLRRYLRLAAKGNPTALLPLFAPASDVLVLTEIGASLRAVRSAFLSQDAVRRFLGYMGRQHERMRLDGQGRPELIERDGWDTKFGAHALRLALQGWELAATGQLTLPLPAAERHQVLAVKRGDRGRDEVSAAIVDLARRTLAALDSGRCPLPAHADLAVIDRWSVQAHERHWLGEATRLSA, from the coding sequence ATGAACGACCAGCGCACAGGTGTCAGCTACGGCCCCCGAGAGGTGGCTCTGGCCAACGAGATCCTGCGATCGGTGGTGGGTTCCGGCGTGCACGGCGTCGCGATCCTGGGCACCGACGATCACGACGAGATGGGTGTTTTCGTCGAGCCGCGCGCGCACGTCTACGGCGTGCGGCCGGCGCTCGATCAGCACGTCTGGCGGACCCGGGCGGAGGGGGAGCGCAGCCGGCCGGGGGACACCGACCTGGTGATCTACAGCCTGCGCAGGTACCTGCGGTTGGCGGCGAAGGGCAACCCGACCGCGCTGCTGCCGCTGTTCGCCCCGGCGTCGGACGTCCTGGTTCTCACCGAGATCGGCGCGAGCCTGCGTGCGGTGCGGTCGGCGTTCCTCAGCCAGGACGCCGTCCGCCGGTTCCTGGGCTACATGGGTCGACAGCACGAGCGGATGCGGCTGGACGGTCAGGGTCGCCCGGAGCTGATCGAGCGGGACGGGTGGGACACCAAGTTCGGCGCCCATGCGCTGCGCCTGGCCCTGCAGGGCTGGGAGCTGGCCGCGACCGGGCAGCTGACGCTGCCGCTACCGGCTGCCGAGCGGCACCAGGTGCTCGCGGTCAAGCGGGGCGATCGGGGCCGCGACGAGGTGTCGGCCGCCATCGTCGACCTGGCCCGGCGCACCCTCGCGGCGCTGGACTCCGGCCGGTGCCCGTTGCCGGCGCACGCCGACCTGGCGGTGATCGACCGCTGGTCGGTGCAGGCCCATGAGCGCCACTGGCTCGGCGAAGCGACTCGACTTTCCGCCTAA